TAAACCATCGATTCtgtctgtgtccatgtgtggTCTTTGACGACTAAAGGCATTTTTAATAAGTAAACATTAGCTTGGTAGCAATATAGCTCTGATTACAGGAccactggcaggcagacagaacgGTGTGTTTAGTAACTACAACACAAAGTCGGTTGCTATGGGATAGTTTTGGCGCTAAAGTTGACTTAACTATGTTTATGTACAACTAAAGTAATGAAATCTAATATGCTCTACTTAGAGCACGAGTCGttacattttttatatatataatataatatacataTTTGAAAACGTATTGAGAAGTTAATTTCACAATGGGACATTCTAGGATGGCCTCGATACAAACTGACTCAATCTGAAATAACTTGAAATAATTAGAAACATGTAGCTCATTGATGCAATTTATGTTTATACCCCAATTCCAATTTAGGAACATTTATTTGATCAACAATTcaccaaattacaatttgtgGTATACTAACAGTAGTTAGACACAGAAAAAAATAACCATGAGCTGTACTTGACAAATAGGCCTACCAATATTTCCATTGACCTCAAAAAGTGGGTAGGACTAACAAAAAATAAACTTGATTTTAAAACAATTTCTAAATTAATTGACTTGCATACAAAACACTTGTCATTTCAGCATCAATCATGTATTTCCAATAAGGGAATATAGGTCCAACAATCTGAAATAATTGAAAAATAAACTTGTTCACACAATAAAGAATGAAATATGAAGCAAAGTGCACATCATGTAAAAACCTTTGTTAAAAATATACTCTTTATGcatattcatttgaataaactGTATCTGGATAATAACTTCATCAAGGCCCCAAATACATTCAATAACAGCAGTTATGCCGTAATCCAACATTTCTAGTCAACGAATAAAGTTACAGGTGCAAGGATAAAAGTACCTCAGATATACATTTTAAAGACAATGTCAGGTTTAATACAGTTTACAGTTGTTATTCTGAAATGACATTTTCAGCGAGCTTAGATGGACCTTTTCATTACTGGGGAAGACTAAAATATTGTAAGGGATCACAAGTTTGTAATACTTCAGTTTGCAATACTTAAAAGAAGAGTAAAACAATGACATAGAAGCATGACATAAACCCCCCTAATTAAAGGGAATAAAGATTACAGTAGCGAAAAATATCAAGCTTGCGCATTTGCCGAAGCATGGGACAATATTGCTACGTCTTCCAAAATAATATAAAATGCCGAAAGAAAAACGAAGTAGATATTCAATATCTCCAACAACATATGTATAACAGAAGCCAAGTCAAAGAGTAAAAATCCTAGTCCATCTacagccccaccccccagtACTGTCAGAAACCTGCAGCACTACCCCTCAGTACTGACTGGCACTGTGTGCTCCTTGGTTCTGAGGAGCAGAGCGCCCTTGTCCTTCATGCAGGAGTcgcagccccacacagcccaggCTTCAGCTGTCAGCAGGTTGTAGGCTGTCTCAGTCATCCCAGTGCAAACCCTGTGGAACCATTTCTGGCATAAGGCTTCACACATGATTGCTTCCTGGTCATCATTTACTTCAATCAAGCAGATTCCACACGGATACACAGGTTCTGCTGATGAGAGGCTAGATCTGTTGGGATGCATTCCAGTCTTATGTTTGGCTCTTCCTCCACTTCCATTCCCACTACCTGCTCCCTCGCCTCCATCACCTCTCATTCctcttccaccaccaccacagccaGCTATGTTCTTCTCTAGCTGGGATTGCTCCATGGTCTGGCCTGTCTGAGGAGACTTCTTCAGGGCATTGTTACCAAGGTCACTGGGGTTTCCAGGGTTACCTGCCTGGGCGATGCCATTGAGCTTCTGACCTTTGACTTCCTGACCAGCTGCAGAGCCTCTGTTCCTGGACCTGAGTTCGCTGTCCCTGCAACTTACCTCCTCTGAGACTTGGATGGGTTTCCGTGGAGATGTGTTCTGGGATGTCTTTCTGCTGGACGCATCCCCCATTTCTGATTTAGGTTTGGTGGTGTTGGACAGAGAGAAGCTGTTCTCCTGGTGTGTGAGGCCCTGACAGGAATCTGCGTTGGTTCTGGGTGGAGGATTCCTACTGGGATGGGTCTCAGGGCCCGAACTGGGACCCATATGttctggaggaggagtgtggacCACATAATGCAGAGGCACTTGGTTTATGGTGTCTCCCAGGCCTGGTCGCGCAAGATGATTGGGTGGAAGAGACATGTTGTTGTACTTGATGCTGAACAGAGACTGGTTTCTGAAAGTAGGATTTTCCTGGTGCCCATAAGTGAATCCTGGAGGACGACTGAAGCCTGCTTGGTTCTGGAGGAACGGGTGCAGCTGGCTCCGCACTGGGTACGGCCCGTTGTAAGGAGACACCATCCTTCCAGACATGACAGGGGCCGTCCTGGGGGGGCCATAGCTCCCCAGGCCAGGGTACTGTGAGGGGCTGAAATATGGGTTCCCCACTGACAGAGGCTTGAAGGAAGGAGAGTAGCTGTCATCAAAAGGATTGGCTGCCACTAAGTGGTCTGTGCTGGGGTTTGGGGGCGGAGCATACTCAGTCagagtggagaaggagggagtctGCTGATATACAGAGAATGTATTAGCTAGGTGCACTGATGCAATACAGATAATAAGATAAATAAATTTTTCCTCTGGTATGATGTGGTTCATTCTTCACTTAGCCAAGACCCCAGATTGttgttctgcatgtgtgtattctCACTGTACCTGAGACTTGCATTTTTTCTTGTCTGGACTCCCGAGCAGCACACTTGGCCCTCCTAACCCTTCAAGTCCACCATCTCCACCTGGAAGAACATGTGCAATCAAGTTTAACATCCGAATATGCAAATCTTATCGTAAAACTACAATTATGATAATTGCAGATCATGTGTAATATTATCCTTTTTGTTCACCATACAAGGTGTAATCCAGATGCCATTGTTGTATTATATTTTAGCAACTGAGATTGAGCACTGGAGGCCAAGCCTAttcattatttgtttttgtttttatggtGGCAGACAGCTGAGCTATGGTTAGTTTGCACTGTGGCTAGTAAAAACTGACCAtatcttgactctgaccaccaaaatTCTGTAGAACTAgcctatgcacttctgatcattCATCAGCTGTAATTTCTGTACACACCATTTGTACAAATAGTCCAAATCCTTAAACTTTGGATACAAGCGTCAGTTAAATGAATAAAGTTTGCAAAAGTAGCCTATAATGTGTTTCATAACGCTCAGTGTAGTGGCAGTGGTATAGCCTACTATATAATCAGACAATCAGTATGAAGGCGGCTGTTGAGGTGTGTTCAGGCTTATACAAAATAATGATATTGCTACTGGGTATCATATTGTGCTTCTTCAATACAAGATATGTACGTCTTGTCTAATAAAGAGTTGTTCATGTAACAATCAAACATAGCCTGTTTGATTGCAAGCACATTGGCATCACTGACTTCTATTAGCTGACAACAATCGATCAATAAAAATGTCAGCTGACTGTAAAAGTTCGTGGCAGTTCTAATGCAAACAGAttctgacagagagaaagtttgTCGAAAGACACTTCtctaaggaaaacaaaaaaccaCAGAACACTGTCGATCGCGTTTAGAACGCTAAAATTGACAACACATTTGTTTCATTCAGTACTTCAAAGGCCTTGAGGCCGACCTGCTCCTTCATATTCGTAATTATGGTCGAGACTTAAGAGTGGCGTATCATGCCCCTACAGACAGGCTGCAACACACCACGCACGGGCAGTGAAAATGCTGAAATCGGACGTTACCTCGGTGCCTTTTGATTGAGAATGTATCTTTATCCTGTTCTGTTGACATTACCGAAATCCATACATGACTTAAACGAGCAAAAATGTCAAGATATGATGTCGCTTTAATACTCTAAAAGGTGACAGTAGTCCACCGCTCTTTCCCCCCAACAGCAATCACGGCTATCCGTGTGACGAGGAAAGCTGCAATAGCTGGCAAAGTTTGGGAGGAGCGGATAAATTCAACTTTGAGATGCGGTGTGTCACGCGGTGAATAGTGAAAACAGCGGCTATATGCGAATCATTTGATCACGAGTTGTGAGTGCCGAAGCGGTATACTTGGTTGTTCTTATTTCCCCCCAAACGTAACCTTAATGTGGCAGGAAAGATACCCCTCCATGTtggcatgtgagtgtgtctgcgcCACGGCGGTGTCAGATGTGCCGTGGAGACGGTGTGATGATGAAACGCTGATATAACACAGCGACTGTAGGGGGCAGAAGCTAATAACTCCAGCTTGAAGAGGAAGTCAGTGTGTGATGTCACGCTTACGCTAAACTAATCTTTTTTCATTGTTCACGTGTAGGGTCACAGAGGTGGTCATATTTACTGTGTTTTAATATGCACTAATTTACTTTTGATGATAATAACTACAGGTTGGTCACGTGTCACGTAAAATTAATGTGTGTATAGGCTATAACTGGTTCTTTATGGGAATATTTTTTCCACACAGCAAGCCTTTATGTAGTGACGATTGATCATCATAAAACCTGTTGTCCCATGCTCTGAGTGTGAAATCAATATAATGACCTTTCCCACTCATGAACATGTATTCACCTCTGCTAGTGCAGAATCGCCAGATGGATTAACTGTAATAATGGGCGATACAGCTGGGCTGAGTTGGACAGGATAAGGCCTCAAAGGAATCATTgttagtgaagaacatgtcctGCATGTTGAACATACCCTGATGAACATGCAGACATTTATGGACCAATGTTGATGACTTAACAGACACATTAATCATCATCCTGCAGGacattttcatttttatttaaacTTGTAATCAACCACTTTAATGATTATTCACTATTTTAGAATTATTTTAAACTTCAATTGGACAAGTATAACATTTTTTGGCATGAATATTGTTGTAGCTGTAGATCATTGTGATAAAAGACAAAGAGCAAACtgagaaaaaaaataacaaaacattacaGGAAAAATAATTACATAAGGTACATTCAATCTTCCAGGCATATGCCTGTCTTCAGATAAAGGTTGGAGCAGCGTTGGGTTCCCTGAGTTAATTGTAAATGACCCTCCGCACCCCACCCTACTGCAGCTGAAGTCAGGCTGCCTTAGAGAACCCAGGTGGGCTAGAGGGCTGGACTCAGTGCACATGTCAACACTGAGCCCGTCCCTTTGAATACATATGTTCATCAAGGAACACAACACAGGAGAAAACAACTCTTGAAACGTAAAGAAACACAGTAGGGTTCTGCAGGTTCTGCATCCAGAACCTGTCATGTGGAATTCTGACTCCCTACAACCCAGGGGACTGCCTCCATCTCAGCTACAACAGGCTGGAGTACCAATCACCAGACAGATGGGCCTGTAGAACATATCCCTCCTTTCTTAAACATTCAGCCAAGGCCAACATTACTGAGCCTATATAAAACAACAGTCAGCTATCACAATGAGGTATATTCCAGCTTGTTGTCATAGGAGACTTGTGTTGCAGTTCCCGGGTGTAGTCACAATGCAGGGCAATAATACTTGCAAATAAGAAAGCAAAAACAACTAAATTATTCCATATACAATATGAACTTTGACAATTTTAACACAGTTTTTCAGGTTTATGTTCATCTACAACAATTCAAAGTGTATTTCACATTCTTATCCGACATTTACAGTTTAGGCATCTAGGTAAAATCAAAATTCAGTTAGTACTTTCT
The window above is part of the Osmerus mordax isolate fOsmMor3 chromosome 13, fOsmMor3.pri, whole genome shotgun sequence genome. Proteins encoded here:
- the pygo1 gene encoding pygopus homolog 1 codes for the protein MSTEQDKDTFSIKRHRGGDGGLEGLGGPSVLLGSPDKKKCKSQTPSFSTLTEYAPPPNPSTDHLVAANPFDDSYSPSFKPLSVGNPYFSPSQYPGLGSYGPPRTAPVMSGRMVSPYNGPYPVRSQLHPFLQNQAGFSRPPGFTYGHQENPTFRNQSLFSIKYNNMSLPPNHLARPGLGDTINQVPLHYVVHTPPPEHMGPSSGPETHPSRNPPPRTNADSCQGLTHQENSFSLSNTTKPKSEMGDASSRKTSQNTSPRKPIQVSEEVSCRDSELRSRNRGSAAGQEVKGQKLNGIAQAGNPGNPSDLGNNALKKSPQTGQTMEQSQLEKNIAGCGGGGRGMRGDGGEGAGSGNGSGGRAKHKTGMHPNRSSLSSAEPVYPCGICLIEVNDDQEAIMCEALCQKWFHRVCTGMTETAYNLLTAEAWAVWGCDSCMKDKGALLLRTKEHTVPVSTEG